ACGGAGTCGCCATATCGACCCATGCCAACGCAACCACACCAAAGCTCCTTACCACAAGAATGCCCAATGGCCTGTATTGGTGTAGGATAGGGTTATCGAATGCCCCAATTCGTCACGTCGTCGCATCTAACGATTCTGTCCTTGTAGGTGGATATGTGTTTGGGCGTGGTCAGTTTGATGCGTATGGATGGAACATAGGCGCAGCCGCAGAACCTCCTGTTACCATTGACACGCTTCCACCACTCATCGTTCGAATCAAGGACACGTGTGGGATCTTGACGTTGGAAGCAACCGAGCTGCGCAACATTCCTGATCTGCCTATTGCAATAACAAATGACACGAATCAGGTTGAGTCCGGTATTGCGATGATAGACACAGTAAAAGGCCCGACGATAAGCAACTACAACTATAAGCTGACCCTTCTCACAAACAAGTCTTTTCCCAATGACTCGTCGTACAGGAGGTTCCAATTCCAATGGTCTGTCGTAGACAAACTCAAAGCGGCCAGAGTAGAGTACTTTGTTCGCGACTTCGCAAACAACAAAGTATATGACACACTGATCTATCAGGCACCTGTGTTTGCTGACACCCTGCCACCAGACACATTCATCACGTCTCGAAGTGACACTCGTTGGAGCTTTACGGCAACCGAACAACGCAACCGCCCACAACTTCCAGCAAGTTGTCCCGAATCCGGACAACAACGCGAATCAGGATTAGCAGGAATCAGACTCGAAGATGACGCGATCAACTTGAGATTTAGCATTACGTCTGGCTCTACGTTTCCACCCGACTCGTTGATTACACGCGCAACATTTGTGGTTGATGTGATCGACACGACCGTAGCCGGATCTGGTATTGTGACATCAACAGACAGAGCCGGAAACTCAACTCATGACACTTTGCGATTCGATCTTTCTACTTCCGTCACCGAGGGTACGTCTGGCAGCGACATGCTTACAGTAGCTCCCAACCCCGCTTCGGACCAATGCCGTCTGGCATGGACAGAGGATCTCCAACCGAGCACGCTTGAAGTGATCGACCTCAACGGCAAACTTTTGATATCGCAAGCAATTGCACTTGGATCAACAGAAACAGCGATCAGCACGATCTCTCTTCTCAAGGGTCTATACACGGTGGTGTTGAAGGGGCGGAATGAGACTGCCACACAACAACTCATCATTCAATGAAACGGAATCAAAATTGTTAAGTCTATAACGCAGTTCACCACATTGATCGAGGGGTTTCCATGTTGGCTCGCATACTCACGCTTTTACTTGTAGTTGTTTTTCTTCCGCAACTCTGTCTAGCTCAGGTTCCGCCCGAGGTTGCCAAGGCACTCCTCAGCGTCAACACTACGCTGGGTAAGGATTTCTGGATCGCGATCCCACCGAACGAGGTAAATCCGTTCCCGACGAATGAGCTCGAGGTTTATGTTGCGTCGGCGTTCGATACCGAGATCACCGTCTTTGATGCCTCAGGCGATAAGTACTACAAGCGTCAAGTAAAGGCGAATGAGATCCGCACGCTGTCTGACAGTCGTGGCGAAACGAATTGGACGTGGGAGATCCGCGAGTACGAGCAACCCGTCCGAAAAGGCGTTCGCATCACGTCGAAGGAACCGATCTGCGTCTATGTCATAAACTCCAAGACAACCACTTCCGACGGGTACCTGGCCGTACCTGTCTCTGCATGGAACACATCCTACCTCCATTGCAGCTACTACGACTTCAGAGAGGCGCGTGCATGGGCAGGGGGCTTTGTGGTCCTTGCAGCGGAAGACAATACAGTGGTAACGATTGCACTTCGTGGTACGGGGGAACTTGATGCCAAAACTGCAGGCGGGCGTTCGATTGGAAGCCCATCGTTTGATGTAGTTCTCAACGCAGGTGAAGTGTACATGGTAAAGGGCGACGCAACAACACGTGGCGTGTTTGACCTCACAGGGAGTGCCATCACCGCAGATAAGCCGATTGGTCTATTGAGCTTCCATGAACGAACAACGATGCCCAATCTCCTGGTCAACGGGAATGGCCGTAACCACCTTGTTGAAATGATGTATCCAACGTCTTCATGGGGCAAAAAGTATTCAACGATCGAATTCAATCGAGAACATCTGAACGGTCAGGGAAGAGGCGATGTGTTTCGTGTAATCGCGAGAGAACCCAACACAAGGTGGTCGTTCAAATATTGCGACCTAACAACGAAGGAAGTCATTGGCATAGGCGGGGGTGTACTTGCTCGTGCCGGAGACTTCGCCGATCTGTCGCAGGAAGGTGCCCCACGTCACCTCCCGAACGGGTATTCCGTGTGGAGTGCCGACAAGCCCATTCAGGTGATGCAATACTCCTGTTCGTCATCGTGGGATGGTGATCCTATTCTCGATCCCTTCATGATCCGGCTCACGCCAGTAGATCAATTCGTTACCGGCACCTTCTTCGAGTTCCCAACATCCGCGAAATGGGGAAAACATCGGCTCAATGTGATCGCAAAGGTCGACACAAGCTCGCCAACCTATCTCGATGACCTCAAGTCACTTCAGATCGACGGCATCCCGGTGCATCAATATCCGGACCCATTGGCGTCGCGGATCATCCAGAACACCATAGGAGACGGTTACCACTGGGCATCGGTCGACTTTGGACCGTCAGCCGCCGCACACACCATCTCAGGCAACGGCAACGTTACCTTTGGCGGATACATCTACGGATACGGCCAGTTCGATGCGTATGGCTGGCCTCTTGGAGGTAGCACCAAGGAGATGGGCTCGATCGATACAATGCCCCCTATCATCAGTCGGGGTACAGAATTGCCCACGTCGTACTCCTTTGCCGTAACCGAGCTCAGAAACGGTGGATCTACATCTGGTGGTACTTCACAGATCGAGAAGGGGCTTGCCGTGATCGATACCGTAGCGGGTGCCGGGAGTTTCAATTTCCGCCTTGTTGGACCGGACCCGAAGACGATGCACCGCTATTACCGACTCACATCAGCCCAGTATAAATGGGAGGTCATAGACCCAACGAAGGATGCTCGGTGCGTGTATTTCGCCCAGGATTGGGCCGATAACAGGGTCGTTGACTCCGTGACCTACCGCACAACGACCAGTGTCTCCGAGGGAAGTCTGTCCGCCGACATCACCGTAACCCCCAATCCTACAACAGACTTGGCCTACATTTCATGGCCAGCTGGCGACGCTCCGTCCATGGTCTGCATCACAGATATGCAGGGACGATCACTGAAGTGTGACGAATCTCCAACTGATGGGTTATCCAAACTAAGTGTGTCCGACCTTGTTGCCGGGAGATACATCGTGACCGTAACGGGTCACCGCGGAACAAAATCCGCCGTCCTCACGGTTTTCAGGTAAAGTTGGCTCTAACCCCAAAAAGCCCTGACCATTCGGTAACGCAATGGTCAACTTTTTGTTTATCATAGTGCTGATGTACCGGGCGTATGAATTTCACGGTACTTCGCTGAGTAGATATTCTGTTGTTTGGAGGTTTTCATGATCATGCGATACACATCGCGGACGCTCTTCGTCATTGCATTTCTTGTTGTGACCGCTTTCTCAGCGAACGCACAACGGAAGATCCCCTCGGCCGAGCAAATGTTGAATTCAACAGGAGCCCTGGGCACTGACTTCTGGATCGCGGTTCCACCAAACGAGGTGAATCCGTTCCCAACGAATGAGCTCGAAGTCTTCGTTGCATCGGCGTTCGATACGGAGATCACGGTCTTTGATGCCTCAGGTGACAAGACCTACAAGCGTCAAGTGAAGGCGATGGAGATCCGTACGCTCTCTGACAAACGCGGCGAAACGAACTGGACGTGGGAGATCCGTGAGCCGGAGCAGGTCGTCCGTAAAGGTGTTCGCATCACGTCGAAAAAGCCGATCTCGGTATACGTGATCAACTCCAAGACGACAACATCCGATGGATATCTCGCCATCCCTGTCAGTGGATTTGGACGTGAGTACATCGCAACTTCATACTACGATTTCAAAGAAGCGCGCCCCTGGGGCGGCGGTTTCGTTGTCATCGGTACTGAGCAGGGAACTGTAGTTGACATCAAATTGCGTGGCACGGGTGAGCTAGATGCTCGCACGGCTGGTGGCAAGCGGATCGGAGACCCCACCTTCCAAGTAACTCTTAACGATGGCGATGTGTACATGGTCAAAGGCGATGCCACTACGCGTGGCGTCTTCGACCTTACGGGGTCCTTGATCACTGCGGACAAGCCGATCGGCCTCATCTCGTTCCACGAACGTTCAACGATGCCAAACCTCCTCGTGAACGGCAATGGAAGAAATCACTTGGTGGAAATGACGCCTCCCGTAACGGCGTGGGGCAAGAAATACGTTACCGTTGAGTACAACCGTGAGCACCTGAACGGTCAGGGCGTTGGTGATGTCTTCCGTGTTGTAGCAAAAGAGGCCGGCACAAAGTGGTCACTGAAGTACTACAACAAGGCTACGGGCAGTGTCATGGGCCAGGGTGGCGGCGTACTTGGCAAGGCCGGAGAGTTTGCAGACCTATCACAGGCCGGCGCACCTACCAACATCACGCAAGGATATTCTGTTTGGACGGCAGACAAGCCGATCTTCGTGATGCAATATTCATGTTCGTCTACATGGGACGGCGATCCGATCCTTGACCCGTTCATGATCAACGTAACACCCGAAGAACAGTTCATTACGAGCACGATCTTCCAATTCCCAACCTCGGCGAAATGGGGCAAGCACCGTCTCAATCTGATCGTGAAGACAGATACGGCATCCCCGAACTACATTGAAAACCTGAAATCGTTAGAGATCGACGGCATACCCGTGTATCAGCACCCGGCTGCCGTTGCTCCAAAACTTCTTTCAACGAAGATGCCGAACGGACTTCACTGGGCCTCGTTGGACTTTGGACCAAGTGCCGCAGCACACCGCATCAGCGGTAACGGCGAGGTGAGCTTTGGCGGATACATCTACGGATACGGTCAGTTCGATGCCTACGGTTGGCCGGCTGCTGCCGGTTTCCGCCCAACGGGTTTTGTGGACACCATGCCTCCCCTTATCAAGGGTGATTCTATCTGCGGAGACTACACATTCGAAGCAACAGAGCTTCGGAACATTCCGGATCCACCTGCGGCGGTTATCAAAGACACGGATCAGATCGAGACCGGGATCGCGATGATTGACACTGTACCGGGCTCAAACAGTTACAACTACGAGCTCGTTCTTGAAACCGCACAAACCTTCCCTGGCGACCCATCGTACAAGCGTTTCAAGTATCAATGGAAGGTGATCGATAAGAGCAAGGATGCTTTTTGCATCTACTTCGTGCGTGACTTCTACGACAACATGACGCTGGATACCTGCTGGTACTTTGCCGACCGACTTTCATTCACACCAAATCCTTTGGACTTTGGAAAGATCAGGCTCGGAACCAGTAAGTCTCTTGATATCACGATCACGAATAATTCTGATGCTGACGTAAACCTCACAGAGTCGAAGATCATGCTTGGTACGTACTTCACGATCTCAAATGGTGGAATTCCACCGGAAGTAATCATACCAGCAAAGGGATCACGAACGATTCAGATCACGTACAATGGAACGCGCGAAACGAAGGATGTCCGCACTGATTGGGATAAGGACACGCTGGAGATTCGCACGACATGCGGCATATTCGAGCACCCGCTCACTGGTGTTGCAGCGGTTCCAC
This region of Ignavibacteria bacterium genomic DNA includes:
- a CDS encoding T9SS type A sorting domain-containing protein → MLARILTLLLVVVFLPQLCLAQVPPEVAKALLSVNTTLGKDFWIAIPPNEVNPFPTNELEVYVASAFDTEITVFDASGDKYYKRQVKANEIRTLSDSRGETNWTWEIREYEQPVRKGVRITSKEPICVYVINSKTTTSDGYLAVPVSAWNTSYLHCSYYDFREARAWAGGFVVLAAEDNTVVTIALRGTGELDAKTAGGRSIGSPSFDVVLNAGEVYMVKGDATTRGVFDLTGSAITADKPIGLLSFHERTTMPNLLVNGNGRNHLVEMMYPTSSWGKKYSTIEFNREHLNGQGRGDVFRVIAREPNTRWSFKYCDLTTKEVIGIGGGVLARAGDFADLSQEGAPRHLPNGYSVWSADKPIQVMQYSCSSSWDGDPILDPFMIRLTPVDQFVTGTFFEFPTSAKWGKHRLNVIAKVDTSSPTYLDDLKSLQIDGIPVHQYPDPLASRIIQNTIGDGYHWASVDFGPSAAAHTISGNGNVTFGGYIYGYGQFDAYGWPLGGSTKEMGSIDTMPPIISRGTELPTSYSFAVTELRNGGSTSGGTSQIEKGLAVIDTVAGAGSFNFRLVGPDPKTMHRYYRLTSAQYKWEVIDPTKDARCVYFAQDWADNRVVDSVTYRTTTSVSEGSLSADITVTPNPTTDLAYISWPAGDAPSMVCITDMQGRSLKCDESPTDGLSKLSVSDLVAGRYIVTVTGHRGTKSAVLTVFR
- a CDS encoding choice-of-anchor D domain-containing protein, translating into MIMRYTSRTLFVIAFLVVTAFSANAQRKIPSAEQMLNSTGALGTDFWIAVPPNEVNPFPTNELEVFVASAFDTEITVFDASGDKTYKRQVKAMEIRTLSDKRGETNWTWEIREPEQVVRKGVRITSKKPISVYVINSKTTTSDGYLAIPVSGFGREYIATSYYDFKEARPWGGGFVVIGTEQGTVVDIKLRGTGELDARTAGGKRIGDPTFQVTLNDGDVYMVKGDATTRGVFDLTGSLITADKPIGLISFHERSTMPNLLVNGNGRNHLVEMTPPVTAWGKKYVTVEYNREHLNGQGVGDVFRVVAKEAGTKWSLKYYNKATGSVMGQGGGVLGKAGEFADLSQAGAPTNITQGYSVWTADKPIFVMQYSCSSTWDGDPILDPFMINVTPEEQFITSTIFQFPTSAKWGKHRLNLIVKTDTASPNYIENLKSLEIDGIPVYQHPAAVAPKLLSTKMPNGLHWASLDFGPSAAAHRISGNGEVSFGGYIYGYGQFDAYGWPAAAGFRPTGFVDTMPPLIKGDSICGDYTFEATELRNIPDPPAAVIKDTDQIETGIAMIDTVPGSNSYNYELVLETAQTFPGDPSYKRFKYQWKVIDKSKDAFCIYFVRDFYDNMTLDTCWYFADRLSFTPNPLDFGKIRLGTSKSLDITITNNSDADVNLTESKIMLGTYFTISNGGIPPEVIIPAKGSRTIQITYNGTRETKDVRTDWDKDTLEIRTTCGIFEHPLTGVAAVPRITVEDFNAGTVSIDQEICKGGGLKITNTGSDTLVITGMSGFAGTNFTVSNPTIPAFPFSIPPKGSPVNWVNLEKICYKSSSITVDSIDVTFSNNGEGPDSISTWRGRTQSPGPMITGKNWYERRINSVHQWTCSVLNTGNEVLKLRDVTFTDGTKYYPPGTNDANYIFKISAVLYNGAPFTTVDLSGTTGSVDVVVLFRPAAEQAYLGEIKPVWEGSVAPVFADLEGVGIIPKIDTDPVTLTCIETPEGTPVQRTITITNSGSMPLTVSALALKAPVAPGYSIVTPPATPFVVAPNGGTQVITVEYLRPNLFLGGSVGTLVVTHDATPGNGIDSVNLTPNQPHEETVTVSSCSEPDISTGDRDFGRQLANCDNPIATFPIMNPSGSNKPLEVREIVEAGADTAAFAIVRILDETGTPTSLPLTILAGRTYTVEVQFTPTEPSAAPWADRPYSVQYDITGYGQGNAAPLKTVTANISGIGYVVPVRFDLTNDIAAGATKEPGAVVTFNVSGTSARWANGDVTSFTADVVYDTKNLEYTPGSIVKAASIANWTINDPIITVLNPTQSQMRFSGTGPARISSDGTLFTFKSTLLLADKFSSPQDLILTLARPCLVPSATGDSTAIFNCALTRRVVSISGTQANLAPVSPNPVSSGMARVNFGVGITSETTLDLVNAQGSVVKTFVNTRLQDGEYEMTFSTQGLASGAYFLRIRTAAYSSTQQVLIVD